One region of Babylonia areolata isolate BAREFJ2019XMU chromosome 29, ASM4173473v1, whole genome shotgun sequence genomic DNA includes:
- the LOC143275004 gene encoding protein phosphatase 1F-like, with product MDDPTENEISSFKRFLEIFCRDVEEPSSEENDSPIRHVSYMLEPSEIEGESLRWALDYLCQTHECPHGLAEQVAREAFLRAVHHDLQNFFHSPTLSMEESSHPATGPRIEIRRLQREIQIHVYRVCTEWNQQLPAFVRPPPPLFPVSVHAIKNTRRRMEDRHVILPDLNTLFQLQDRPRLSYYAVFDGHGGAEAAMFAASQLHVNLLRDPSFHSNPELALKRAYSTTDRQFLRKADEMKLGCGTTGVSMLLRGDTCYVTWLGDSQVMLVREGRAVTLMDPHKPDREDEQRRIEQLGGFVVNCAGVWRVRGNISVSRAIGDLNEKPYLCSDADVTNFKVTGAEDYVVLACDGIWDVMDPADVPFLVHSFLAQHPGHHHAVARHLVTRAKEMRSTDNISCVVVFLREDVAPPVGVPLEGLQFVHENGGGHGNECGSSDVSAGSQKDCGASTTSGSTGSSVLTVSSGAVVEGRGEVGVGTGGGSLYSPGRQIVSDFPHKLERQTGFFFPSLRSMRTGLYRQQLVPLQEGKAGREPGVSRDNAVLTLDILQKEEQAYRNRSLSKGSSSKRGSTKRRSKQKRRRGRLLTRPDSPDSSLALESVSADQSVGDGDMSLASFGPSRSVETLAKHTSLAEILQQMADPVDENTNPNSSGGDMLSVRGMSARLHNALPRIPSRPPSNLLNSTTSMTPVSTSRLPLPSSLLPEPARGKGKPRPFNLK from the exons TGAGTGTCCCCATGGGCTGGCGGAACAGGTGGCGAGGGAGGCCTTCCTACGGGCAGTGCACCATGACCTGCAGAACTTCTTCCACAGCCCCACCCTCAGCATGGAGGAGTCCTCACACCCCGCCACTGGCCCTC GCATAGAGATCAGACGTCTGCAGCGTGAGATCCAGATCCACGTGTACAGGGTGTGCACAGAATGGAACCAGCAACTCCCTGCCTTTGTGCGGCCGCCCCCACCACTGTTCCCGGTGTCGGTGCACGCCATCAAGAACACGCGTCGCAGGATGGAGGATCGCCACGTCATTCTGCCGGACCTCAACACCCTGTTTCAGCTGCAG GACAGGCCCAGGCTGTCCTACTACGCCGTGTTTGACGGCCATGGCGGGGCCGAGGCAGCCATGTTTGCTGCCAGCCAACTGCACGTCAACCTGTTGCGTGACCCCAGTTTCCATAGCAACCCTGAGCTGGCCCTGAAGCGGGCCTACAGCACCACGGACCGACAGTTCTTACGCAAAGCGGACGAGATG AAGCTGGGGTGCGGCACGACGGGGGTGAGCATGTTGCTGCGAGGGGACACCTGCTATGTCACCTGGCTAGGGGACTCCCAGGTGATGCTGGTCAGGGAGGGACGAGCCGTCACCCTCATGGACCCCCACAAACCTGACAGAGAG GATGAGCAGAGGCGTATTGAGCAGCTGGGAGGATTTGTGGTCAACTGTGCCGGGGTGTGGCGAGTCCGGGGCAACATCTCTGTGTCCAGAGCTATAG GTGACCTGAACGAGAAGCCCTACCTGTGCAGCGATGCGGATGTGACCAACTTCAAGGTGACTGGGGCGGAGGATTACGTGGTGCTGGCCTGTGACGGGATCTGGGACGTGATGGACCCCGCTGATGTCCCCTTCCTAGTCCACTCCTTCCTTGCACAGCACCCCGGCCACCACCACGCTGTCGCCCGACACCTTGTCACCCGCGCCAAGGAGATGAGGTCCACTGACAACATCTCCTGCGTCGTGGTCTTCCTGCGTGAGGATGTGGCACCCCCTGTGGGCGTGCCGCTAGAGGGGCTGCAGTTTGTGCATGAGAATGGCGGGGGGCACGGCAACGAGTGCGGGTCATCGGACGTGTCAGCAGGAAGCCAGAAGGATTGTGGGGCCTCCACCACCTCAGGGTCGACAGGAAGCTCCGTCCTGACTGTCAGCAGCGGAGCAGTGGTGGAAGGtcggggggaagtgggggtggggacaggggggggcTCTTTGTATAGCCCGGGGCGACAGATCGTCAGCGACTTCCCCCACAAGCTGGAGAGACAAACAGGCTTCTTCTTTCCCAGCCTGCGGTCCATGAGGACGGGGCTCTACAGGCAGCAGTTAGTTCCTTTACAGGAAGGCAAGGCCGGCCGTGAACCAGGCGTGAGTCGGGACAATGCCGTCCTCACCCTGGACATCCTCCAGAAGGAGGAACAGGCCTACAGGAACAGGTCCCTCTCCAAAGGCAGCTCCTCCAAACGGGGGTCCACCAAGCGCAGGTCCAAGCAGAAACGTCGACGGGGCCGGCTCCTCACCCGGCCAGACTCTCCAGACTCCTCTTTGGCGCTGGAGTCTGTGTCGGCAGACCAGAGCGTGGGCGATGGTGACATGTCTCTGGCCTCCTTCGGCCCCTCTCGTAGCGTGGAGACCCTGGCCAAGCACACGTCCCTGGCAGAGATTCTGCAGCAGATGGCAGACCCCGTGGACGAGAACACCAACCCCAACAGCAGTGGGGGAGACATGCTGTCGGTGCGGGGCATGTCTGCCCGCCTGCACAACGCCCTGCCCCGCATCCCCAGCCGCCCACCCAGCAACCTGCTCAACAGCACCACCTCCATGACGCCGGTGTCTACCTCACGCCTGCCTCTGCCTTCCTCCCTGCTTCCAGAGCCCGCCCGGGGCAAGGGAAAACCTCGGCCCTTCAACTTGAAGTAG